AGCTGTGTGAGTGCAGAAAGGCTGCAGGACTGTCGGCGGCCATGGGGGAGAAGACGAGCCGAAGAGACAGCCGAAGCCGCGGGCGCGAACGCGGCCTCcgggacacctgccactgcaGGCTCGACTGAGGCTGCAGGGGACCCTGGGACGGTGTGGGTGAACGGGGCCGTGGGGGAACCGCAGGTGGTGGGGCCTGCCGGGTCTGTGTGGGTGACTGgcactggggaggaggaggagacagtgtATCGGAGTCCCCGGTGCTGTGAGAGAAAAGGCCGTCCGGGATCTATGGGGCATGAGAGCATTCTAGAATTGTGGTTGAAGGTGCAGGCTATGAGGGCGGCTTCGGGATGTGGGGAAGGAAGCAGAGTCGAGCTTCATCCTGTGCCTGCAGGAGGGGGACCAGTTGAAAGGGGTGTTCCTGGCCGGGCTTCATGGGTGGAGACCAGCCGCGTGGGTCTCACAGGACCGTGGGTGAAAGGACAGGCCGGGGCAGTCCCCCGGGCCACAGGAGTATCTACAGCTGCAGGCCTAGGGGCAGGTTGTGAGAGGACCTCAGGCTCGTGTGGGCAAGGACAGGCTGTGAGGGTGCTTCCTGTGGGTGTTCCTGGAACTCTGGAGACAAGCTCAGGGGTTGCCCCGCACCTGCTGGGGAGAGGACAAGCGGTGGGggtgcctggggctggagagaaggtAGGCTATGGGGTTGCCCCAGGTCCTTGGGGAAAAGGACCCACTATGGGGGTGCCTGGGGCCATGGAGTGGCCTGAGGCTGTGGAGGTACCCAGAGCTGTAGAGGGAGGGATAGGCTATGGGGGTGCTTCGGGTCTGTGGGAGAGAGGGCAGTCAGTCCAGGTGCCTGGGGCTCCGGCTCAAGAGGCAGCCTGTGGCGATACCCCAGGCTTATGGGGAAGAGGACAGGCTGCGGGGGTGCCTGATGCTGTGGAGGAAGAAACTATCTCTGTGGGTGCCCCAGGCATGTGGCGGAGGAGACTAGCTGTGGAGGAGACAGGCCCTGGGGGTATTCCTGGCCTGTGGGGTAGTACTGCACAGCCTGTAGGAGTGCCTTGTGCTATTGAAGAGGAAGCTAGATGTGGGGGTGATCCAGGATTCAGGGAAAGAGGACAGGCTGTGTGGGTAGAGACAGGCTCTGGAGGTGACCCAGGATCATGGGAAGCTGCACAGACTGCAGAGGTATCTGGTCCTGAGGAGCatgaggcagggcctgggggtgcTCCAGGCCTTTGGGGTGTAGGGCAGGCGATGGGAGTAcctagggctttggggaaggagaCAGGCTGTGGGACTGTCCCCAGGCTGTGGGAGACAGAACAGCCTGTGGGGGTGTCCCAGGCGGTGGTGGTACCGGGAGCTGTGGGAGAGCAGACAAGCTGGGATGGCGGTATCCCAGGCCTATGGGGTAGGCAGCAGGCTCTGGGGGTGCCTGTGGCTGATGTAGTGCCGGGGGTTGTTGGGGAGGAGACTTGCTGTGGGAATGTCCCGAGTctgtgggagaggaggcaggctaTGGGGGAGCAAGGGGCTCTGGTGCCTACAGTTTTAGGGGTACCTGGGCCTGTGGATCAAGAGACTGCCTACGGGGATGTTTCATGTCTGTGCAGGAGGAGACAGGCTGTGGGGTTGTCTGAGACAGTGGGGATACCTGAGGCAGCAGGTGTGCCCAAGCACAGGTGTGCCCCAGCAGGAGTACCGTCAGCTATGGGTGTGCCTGGGTCTGGAAGAGTGCCTGCCAGGGCACCTGCTGCTGTGTGGGTGTCTGGCCCTATGTGTCAGGAAAGCAGTTCTAGAGATGTCTTGAACCTGTGGGAAAGGATTCATACTGCTGGGATACCCATGGCTTCAGGGGTCCCTGTGGCTCCTGAGGAGCTGTGGTCTGTGGGAGAGGATCCTGGTTCTGTGGCTTTTCCAGAATCATGGGGAAGGAGACAGGTTATTGGAATTCCTGGGACTGACAGGGTTTCTGTAGCCCCTGAGGTACCTGGGCCTGTGGGGGAGGAGACTGGCTCCGGGGGTGTCCTGAGATCTTGGGGAAGGAGACAGAGTGCCAGGGTTCCTATGGCTGCTGAGGTGCCCACGGCTCCTAGAGTGGCTGGTCCTCTGGGGGTGGAGACTGGCTCTGGGGGGTTCTCATGCTTGCCAGGAAGGAGACAGAATGCAGGAGTGCCTGTGGCTGCAGGGCTGTCCACCGCT
The sequence above is drawn from the Equus przewalskii isolate Varuska chromosome 10, EquPr2, whole genome shotgun sequence genome and encodes:
- the LOC139073955 gene encoding collagen alpha-2(I) chain; the protein is MPRGCVGEDEDCPRAMSRATGRGVPGLRGAELAAERPGRCVGPSRSGRGVRRPWGKRWGAGSSRGSGARRQARSSVWETSCVSAERLQDCRRPWGRRRAEETAEAAGANAASGTPATAGSTEAAGDPGTVWVNGAVGEPQVVGPAGSVWVTGTGEEEETVYRSPRCCERKGRPGSMGHESILELWLKVQAMRAASGCGEGSRVELHPVPAGGGPVERGVPGRASWVETSRVGLTGPWVKGQAGAVPRATGVSTAAGLGAGCERTSGSCGQGQAVRVLPVGVPGTLETSSGVAPHLLGRGQAVGVPGAGEKVGYGVAPGPWGKGPTMGVPGAMEWPEAVEVPRAVEGGIGYGGASGLWERGQSVQVPGAPAQEAACGDTPGLWGRGQAAGVPDAVEEETISVGAPGMWRRRLAVEETGPGGIPGLWGSTAQPVGVPCAIEEEARCGGDPGFRERGQAVWVETGSGGDPGSWEAAQTAEVSGPEEHEAGPGGAPGLWGVGQAMGVPRALGKETGCGTVPRLWETEQPVGVSQAVVVPGAVGEQTSWDGGIPGLWGRQQALGVPVADVVPGVVGEETCCGNVPSLWERRQAMGEQGALVPTVLGVPGPVDQETAYGDVSCLCRRRQAVGLSETVGIPEAAGVPKHRCAPAGVPSAMGVPGSGRVPARAPAAVWVSGPMCQESSSRDVLNLWERIHTAGIPMASGVPVAPEELWSVGEDPGSVAFPESWGRRQVIGIPGTDRVSVAPEVPGPVGEETGSGGVLRSWGRRQSARVPMAAEVPTAPRVAGPLGVETGSGGFSCLPGRRQNAGVPVAAGLSTAGGVLVAPRAPRSLREETGSRGVSGLWGERETVRGLADGKGRTGMGMPTTARMPGPMGEKMGPGGISGLSGGRETAGVSMAVGLRTATEVPGPSREETVSGGLLGLSRRKQIAEMPVAARVSMAMGVPTAAGVPGPMVGDTSSGDVSAVWGRRSATEVSAAARAPGPVDGEIGSEGVSSLRRRRPDGTVPEAVGVPLSLGVLAAVGVPMAGRVPAAVWVTGSAGEEMNAAVSGLTVVRSQSIEGPGPSGEETGGGSSLGLTGRSRAVGVSCGRGTRLWSCPRSVGEGADYEDVPEVSRTRRTRGVNEAAEVPPVSSEETDIGRFRDHLQQSGRRQTGGVGVRGSNLGENYVGEDRLRGMFQ